A region from the Pempheris klunzingeri isolate RE-2024b chromosome 17, fPemKlu1.hap1, whole genome shotgun sequence genome encodes:
- the pycr1a gene encoding pyrroline-5-carboxylate reductase 1a isoform X1: protein MSVGFIGAGQLAHALVRGFTAAGVIATHRITASSPDTDLPTVQGLRKMGVNFTTSNKETVSKSDVLFLAVKPHIIPFVLDEIGPDIEDRHLIVSCAAGVTISSIEKKLQQYRTAPKVMRCMTNTPVVVREGATVYATGTHAEVEDGKLLEQLMASVGYCTEVEEDLIDAVTGLSGSGPAYAFTAVDALADGGVKMGLPRRLAVRLGAQALLGAARMLLDSEQHPGQLKDNVCSPGGATIHALHVMESGGFRSLLINAVEASCVRTRELQFLADQEKISPAAIKKTTLDKVLQQPGVTAEAVGVKSRGISMFNNPSNPKPKKK from the exons ATGAGTGTGGGCTTCATAGGAGCAGGCCAGCTGGCCCACGCTCTGGTGAGAGGCTTCACAGCTGCAG GCGTGATTGCCACCCACAGAATCACAGCCAGCTCCCCAGACACAGACCTCCCCACAGTACAGGGACTGCGG AAAATGGGTGTCAATTTCACCACCAGCAACAAAGAGACTGTGAGCAAAAGCGATGTCCTCTTCCTGGCCGTGAAGCCACACATCATTCCCTTTGTTCTGGATGAGATCGGACCAGACATCGAAGATCGGCACCTTATTGTGTCCTGTGCTGCAGGCGTCACCATCAGCTCCATAGAGAAG aagctgcagcagtaTCGCACGGCTCCAAAAGTAATGCGTTGCATGACCAACACCCCAGTGGTGGTGCGGGAGGGTGCCACCGTGTACGCCACAGGCACCCATGCAGAAGTGGAGGATGGGAAGCTTCTGGAGCAGCTGATGGCCAGTGTAGGATACTGCACTGAGGTGGAAGAGGACCTGATTGATGCCGTCACCGGCCTCAGCGGCAGCGGTCCGGCTTAC GCGTTTACAGCTGTAGATGCTCTTGCTGATGGTGGAGTGAAAATGGGCCTGCCCAGGAGACTGGCAGTACGCCTCGGAGCCCAAGCTCTGCTG GGGGCTGCTCGAATGCTGTTGGACTCAGAGCAACACCCGGGGCAGCTCAAGGACAATGTATGTTCACCAGGGGGCGCCACCATCCACGCCCTGCATGTCATGGAGAGCGGCGGCTTCCGCAGCCTCCTGATCAACGCTGTGGAGGCCTCCTGCGTCAGGACAAG GGAGCTTCAGTTTTTGGCTGACCAAGAGAAAATATCCCCTGCTGCCATAAAGAAGACAACTCTGGacaaagtgctgcagcagccagGAGTGACTGCAGAAGCTGTTGGAGTCAAATCTCGTGGGATCAGTATGTTCAACAACCCCAGTAACCCCAAGCCCAAGAAGAAGTGA
- the pycr1a gene encoding pyrroline-5-carboxylate reductase 1a isoform X2, with protein MGVNFTTSNKETVSKSDVLFLAVKPHIIPFVLDEIGPDIEDRHLIVSCAAGVTISSIEKKLQQYRTAPKVMRCMTNTPVVVREGATVYATGTHAEVEDGKLLEQLMASVGYCTEVEEDLIDAVTGLSGSGPAYAFTAVDALADGGVKMGLPRRLAVRLGAQALLGAARMLLDSEQHPGQLKDNVCSPGGATIHALHVMESGGFRSLLINAVEASCVRTRELQFLADQEKISPAAIKKTTLDKVLQQPGVTAEAVGVKSRGISMFNNPSNPKPKKK; from the exons ATGGGTGTCAATTTCACCACCAGCAACAAAGAGACTGTGAGCAAAAGCGATGTCCTCTTCCTGGCCGTGAAGCCACACATCATTCCCTTTGTTCTGGATGAGATCGGACCAGACATCGAAGATCGGCACCTTATTGTGTCCTGTGCTGCAGGCGTCACCATCAGCTCCATAGAGAAG aagctgcagcagtaTCGCACGGCTCCAAAAGTAATGCGTTGCATGACCAACACCCCAGTGGTGGTGCGGGAGGGTGCCACCGTGTACGCCACAGGCACCCATGCAGAAGTGGAGGATGGGAAGCTTCTGGAGCAGCTGATGGCCAGTGTAGGATACTGCACTGAGGTGGAAGAGGACCTGATTGATGCCGTCACCGGCCTCAGCGGCAGCGGTCCGGCTTAC GCGTTTACAGCTGTAGATGCTCTTGCTGATGGTGGAGTGAAAATGGGCCTGCCCAGGAGACTGGCAGTACGCCTCGGAGCCCAAGCTCTGCTG GGGGCTGCTCGAATGCTGTTGGACTCAGAGCAACACCCGGGGCAGCTCAAGGACAATGTATGTTCACCAGGGGGCGCCACCATCCACGCCCTGCATGTCATGGAGAGCGGCGGCTTCCGCAGCCTCCTGATCAACGCTGTGGAGGCCTCCTGCGTCAGGACAAG GGAGCTTCAGTTTTTGGCTGACCAAGAGAAAATATCCCCTGCTGCCATAAAGAAGACAACTCTGGacaaagtgctgcagcagccagGAGTGACTGCAGAAGCTGTTGGAGTCAAATCTCGTGGGATCAGTATGTTCAACAACCCCAGTAACCCCAAGCCCAAGAAGAAGTGA
- the LOC139217152 gene encoding myeloid-associated differentiation marker-like protein 2, giving the protein MDSHGGHYLNKDAVLSPLGAARMCQLLLGCTIMALVSHSAGYSASYGTFCMFVWCFCFAVTLVVFTLDITRLHTCMPISWDNFTVSFAMLATLMYITASVVYPVYFIQTECSDESCEAQIYRIAVTVCSSVCCFPYGVEVFLTRAKPGAVVGYMATVSGLLKVVQAFAACIIFGALANDSEYNLYIATQYCVVVYSLCFSVTVIVVILTVSGRTSALRFPFDRFVVIYTFFAVVLYLSSALIWPIFSFDKKYGTSTRPEDCPRGDCPWDSKLVVTVFTNVNLILYFVDLVYSQRIRFVASSAV; this is encoded by the coding sequence ATGGATTCTCATGGAGGACACTACCTCAACAAAGACGCTGTGCTGTCACCTTTAGGTGCAGCTCGAATGTGTCAGCTGCTACTTGGTTGCACCATAATGGCCCTTGTGTCCCACAGTGCAGGCTACAGCGCCAGCTATGGGACcttctgcatgtttgtgtggtgCTTCTGCTTCGCAGTCACACTGGTTGTGTTCACCTTGGACATCACGCGGCTCCACACGTGCATGCCCATTTCTTGGGATAACTTCACCGTGTCCTTCGCCATGTTGGCAACACTCATGTACATCACTGCCTCCGTGGTCTACCCTGTTTACTTCATCCAAACAGAATGCTCTGATGAGAGCTGTGAAGCCCAAATATATCGCATCGCTGTCACTGTCTGCTCCAGTGTCTGCTGCTTCCCCTACGGCGTGGAGGTGTTCCTGACCCGAGCCAAGCCGGGAGCCGTGGTGGGCTACATGGCCACCGTGTCCGGTCTGCTCAAGGTGGTCCAGGCTTTTGCGGCGTGCATTATTTTCGGGGCCCTGGCCAACGACAGCGAGTACAACCTCTACATCGCCACCCAGTACTGTGTGGTGGTGTACAGCCTGTGTTTCTCCGTCACTGTGATAGTGGTCATACTGACAGTTTCTGGGAGGACCTCTGCCCTGCGGTTCCCCTTTGACCGGTTTGTGGTTATCTACACCTTCTTCGCTGTGGTCCTCTACCTCAGCAGTGCACTGATCTGGCCCATCTTCAGCTTTGACAAGAAGTACGGCACCAGTACACGTCCTGAGGACTGCCCACGGGGAGACTGCCCCTGGGACAGCAAGCTGGTAGTGACGGTGTTCACCAACGTCAATCTGATCCTATATTTTGTTGATCTCGTTTACTCCCAGAGGATTCGCTTTGTCGCCAGCTCTGCTGTCTGA
- the notum1a gene encoding palmitoleoyl-protein carboxylesterase notum1a: MTAIRMVSSVLLLVLMQSGALCARRFRGGRNPQPRRAPPPPTYRADRGDTTESFPLDFTAVEENMDNFMTQVKNLAQSLYPCSAQKLDYDMKLNFLENTSVTCNDGSPAGYYLKESRGSRRWLIFLEGGWYCFNKENCDSRYETMRRLMSSSKWPQTKTGTGILSPLPEENPHWWNANMVFIPYCSSDVWSGATAKTEQSAYAFMGSLIIQEVVKDLLNKGLDNAKVLLLAGSSAGGTGVLLNVDHVAELLEGLGHTGIQVRGLSDSGWFLDNKQYHCTDCVDAVSCAPTETIKRGIKYWGSVVPEKCRQTHEGEEWNCFFGYRVFPSIKSPVFVVQWLFDEAQLTVDNIQLTGQPVQEGQWRYIQNLGIELRNTLKDVPAMFAPACLSHEVITRNYWIDVQVKGTSLPRALHCWDRSLHDNRNNKAPPKGCPVHLIDSCPWPHCNPTCPTIRDQFTGQEMNVIQFLMHMGFDVQKMAQQQGMDPSKLLGMLSSGS; the protein is encoded by the exons ATGACAGCGATCAGAATGGTttcatcagtgctgctgctggtgctgatgcagTCCGGAGCTCTTTGCGCACGGAGGTTCCGGGGTGGCCGCAACCCACAGCCACGACGCGCACCACCTCCTCCCACATACCGGGCGGACCGGGGTGACACCACGGAGAGCTTCCCTCTGGATTTCACCGCCGTGGAGGAGAACATGGATAACTTCATGACACAGGTGAAGAATCTTGCGCAATCCCTCTACCCGTGCTCGGCGCAGAAGCTCGACTACGACATGAAGCTGAACTTTTTGGAGAATACATCAGTCACCTGCAACGACGGGAGTCCCGCGGG GTACTACCTGAAAGAATCTCGAGGCAGCAGGCGATGGCTGATTTTCTTAGAGG GCGGCTGGTACTGCTTCAACAAGGAGAACTGTGACAGCCGATATGAGACCATGAGGAGATTGATGAGCTCGTCCAAGTGGCCCCAAACTAAAACAG GCACGGGGATCCTGTCTCCGCTGCCTGAGGAAAACCCTCACTGGTGGAATGCCAACATGGT GTTCATCCCGTACTGCTCCAGTGATGTGTGGAGCGGCGCTACAGCCAAAACAGAGCAGA GTGCCTATGCATTCATGGGGTCACTGATTATTCAGGAGGTTGTGAAGGACTTGCTGAACAAAGGTCTGGACAACGCCAAAGTTCTCCTACTAGCAGGAAGCAG TGCGGGTGGCACTGGGGTCCTTCTGAATGTGGACCATGTGGCAGAGTTGCTGGAGGGACTGGGGCACACTGGGATACAAGTGAGAGGCCTGTCTGATTCCGGCTGGTTCCTGGACAACAAGCAGTACCACTGCACGGACTGTGTGGACGCCGTCAGCTGTGCTCCCACTGAGACCATCAAGAGAGGCATCAA GTATTGGGGTAGCGTGGTACCAGAGAAATGCAGGCAAACCCACGAAGGAGAGGAGTGGAACTGTTTCTTTGGATATCGAGTCTTCCCGTCAATAAAAA GCCCTGTGTTTGTCGTTCAGTGGCTGTTTGATGAGGCCCAGTTGACAGTGGACAACATCCAGCTAACAGGGCAGCCTGTGCAGGAAGGCCAGTGGCGCTACATCCAAAACCTGGGCATTGAGCTGAGGAACACCCTCAAAGACGTCCC TGCTATGTTTGCTCCAGCGTGCCTATCACATGAAGTTATCACCAGAAA TTACTGGATCGACGTGCAGGTTAAAGGCACCTCCTTGCCCCGAGCGCTGCACTGCTGGGACCGCAGCCTCCACGACAACAGGAACAACAAGGCTCCGCCCAAAGGCTGCCCTGTGCATCTGATTGACAGCTGCCCCTGGCCACACTGCAACCCCACCTGCCCCACCATCCGAGACCAGTTCACGGGGCAAGAGATGAACGTCATTCAGTTCCTCATGCACATGGGCTTTGATGTGCAGAAGATGGCCCAGCAGCAGGGCATGGACCCCAGCAAGCTACTGGGCATGCTCAGCAGCGGCAGCTAA